ACCTCCGAGATCACGCCGGCCGCGTCCGGTGATTCGACGCCGCTCACAACAGGCACGCCCGCCTTTATAATGCCGGCCTTCTCCGCAGCGATCGCCTCGAGCGTATCCCCCAGAATCGCTGTATGCTCGAGACCGATCGTTGTGATCGCGCACACCGATGGTTCGACAATGTTCGTCGCGTCCAACCGCCCGCCCAACCCCACCTCTACGACGGCGAGATCGACGCCTTCTTCCGCGAAATACAGGAAGCTCAGCGCAACCGTCGCCTCGAAGAAACTCGGCCCCACGGCTTCGAATAGATCCACGTAACGCCCCACCAGTCCCGCCAGGCGCCCATCGGGAATGGCCACGCCATCGATCCGCATCCGTTCCTGCAGCCGGTACAGGTGGGGGGAGGTGTGCAGGCCTACCCTGCGTCCGGTGGACGTGCCTATCGCGGCCAGCATCGACGACGTGGAGCCTTTTCCGTTGGTTCCCGCAACGTGCGCCACGCGCAACACACGGTGTGGATCGCCCATGCCGGCCATCAACGCGGCGATCCGCTCCAGACCCGGGGCATACGCCACGGCGCCGGCTACGGAAAAGCTGGGCAATCCCAACAAGTAGGCTTCAGCGTCGGCTATCGTCATCGGGCGATGGGGGATGGATACCAGGGCAGAAAATCCGGCGCGTGTGTTCGTCAACGTGTTCGATCCGCACCCGGATCGTATCCGACGGCAGCAGCGACTCCACGCGCTCCGGCCACTCGACCAAACACACGCCGTCCCCGAAGAAATAGGCTTCATACCCCAGCTCAAAAAACTCGCTACGCTGGCGGATACGGTAGGCATCGAAGTGGTATACCGGAAAGTCCCGGCCGGCGTACTCTTGCACCAGAGTAAACGTCGGACTGCTCACGGCCCCCTCGTCGATTCCCCATGCCGTACAGACGCCTTTTACGAAATGGGTCTTCCCGGCGCCGAGATCGCCGTACAAGGCTACGACATCGCCTGGCCCCAGCGTCTGCCCCACCCGCTCGCCCAGCGCCAGGGTCTCTTCCGGACTGTGGGAAAGGATGGGCTCGGTAGCGGAAGAGCGGGGCATACGCGGGACGTCAGGTTTCCCCAAGAACGCCCGCCGCCTCGCGGTGATTCCTGTGCGGCCGGCACGCGAACTTTTGTACATAATTCGGTAGATTCCTGCGTCCCTCTCCTTCTTTCCCTCGTCTACATGCGCGCGTCATACCTCTCCCTCGTAGCCTGCGGCATCGCCGCGTTCCTGGCCGGCTGCACGCCGGGCGGCGAATCCAACAGCACGTCCAGCACCACCCCGGGCCGGCTCGAAATCGCCGTCATCCCTAAAGGAACGACGCACCAGTTCTGGAAAAGTATCCATGCCGGCGCCAACAAAGCCGCGAGTGAACTGGACGTAGATATCATCTGGCAGGGGCCCCAACGCGAGGATGACCGCCAATTGCAGATCCAGGTCGTCCAGAACTTCATCAGCCGCGGCGTCGACGCCATCGTGCTGGCCCCGCTTGATGCCCGCAGCCTCGCGCCGCCCGTCGAAGCCGCCGTCGGTCGCAAGATCCCCGTCGTGATCATCGACTCCGCGCTCGAGTCGGACGCTCAGTCGAGCTTCGTCGCCACCGATAACCGCGCCGGCGGCCGGCTCAGCGCTCGCCGACTGGCGGACCTCCTTGGAAAACAGGGGCGGGTCATCGTACTTCGTTACCAGGAGGGCTCGGCGAGCACCGCGCACCGCGAGGAGGGTTTCCTCGAGGAAATCCGCACCTACGCGCCCGACATCGAGATCATCTCCGAGAACCAGTACGCCGGCCCGACCGTCGAGCGCGCCCTCCAGGCTTCTCAAAATCTCCTAAATCGCTTCGCGGACGTTGACGGCATCTTCGCCTCGAACGAGTCCGCCACCCAGGGCATGCTCCGCGCCCTGGAAACCGCCGGCCGCGCCGGCGCCGTCCGCTTCGTGGGGTTCGACGCCAACGAAACGCTGCTCGCCGGCCTCCGAGCCGGCCACATCCAGGGCCTCGCCCTGCAAGATCCGTTCGACATGGGCTACAACGGCGTCAAAACCGCCGTCGCCATCCTCCGAAATGAGCCCTTCGAATCCCGCCTCGACACCCGGATTATGATGATCACCCCGGAGAATATCGACACACCCGAAGCACGAGAACTACTCACCCCCGACCTCGCCACCTGGCTGAACGAGTAGGTAAACGCCCCCATCGCTAATGGCTAATCGCTAATCGCCAATCCCTTGTTCTCTCTTTCCCGCATCGTCAAATCGTTCGGCCCCGTTCGGGCGCTTCGAGGGGTGGATCTTTCCGCCACCGCCGGCGAGGTGCATGCGCTTATCGGCGAAAATGGGGCGGGGAAGAGTACGCTGATGCGGGTGCTCAGCGGCGCCCTGCAACCGGATGCGGGTCATATGACGATCGACGGCGCCTTCTACACTCCCCG
The genomic region above belongs to Rhodothermales bacterium and contains:
- a CDS encoding Mur ligase family protein → MTIADAEAYLLGLPSFSVAGAVAYAPGLERIAALMAGMGDPHRVLRVAHVAGTNGKGSTSSMLAAIGTSTGRRVGLHTSPHLYRLQERMRIDGVAIPDGRLAGLVGRYVDLFEAVGPSFFEATVALSFLYFAEEGVDLAVVEVGLGGRLDATNIVEPSVCAITTIGLEHTAILGDTLEAIAAEKAGIIKAGVPVVSGVESPDAAGVISEV
- the tsaE gene encoding tRNA (adenosine(37)-N6)-threonylcarbamoyltransferase complex ATPase subunit type 1 TsaE; this translates as MPRSSATEPILSHSPEETLALGERVGQTLGPGDVVALYGDLGAGKTHFVKGVCTAWGIDEGAVSSPTFTLVQEYAGRDFPVYHFDAYRIRQRSEFFELGYEAYFFGDGVCLVEWPERVESLLPSDTIRVRIEHVDEHTRRIFCPGIHPPSPDDDSRR
- a CDS encoding substrate-binding domain-containing protein; this translates as MRASYLSLVACGIAAFLAGCTPGGESNSTSSTTPGRLEIAVIPKGTTHQFWKSIHAGANKAASELDVDIIWQGPQREDDRQLQIQVVQNFISRGVDAIVLAPLDARSLAPPVEAAVGRKIPVVIIDSALESDAQSSFVATDNRAGGRLSARRLADLLGKQGRVIVLRYQEGSASTAHREEGFLEEIRTYAPDIEIISENQYAGPTVERALQASQNLLNRFADVDGIFASNESATQGMLRALETAGRAGAVRFVGFDANETLLAGLRAGHIQGLALQDPFDMGYNGVKTAVAILRNEPFESRLDTRIMMITPENIDTPEARELLTPDLATWLNE